A part of Aquaspirillum sp. LM1 genomic DNA contains:
- the phoB gene encoding phosphate regulon transcriptional regulator PhoB yields the protein MPANILLVEDEPAIQELIAFNLTQAGHHVLRAASAENAMTLVKNALPDLILLDWMLPGASGVEFAKKLRADERTRGVPIIMLTARSDEQDKITGLETGADDYITKPFSPRELQARIKAVLRRRAPQMTDDAVDTNGLRLDPVTHRVHGHGEPIDLGPTEFRLLHFFMTHPERVHSRAQLLDQVWGDHVFVEERTVDVHIRRLRSALEPSRHDSLIQTVRGTGYRFSAQP from the coding sequence ATGCCCGCCAATATTCTGCTGGTCGAAGACGAGCCGGCCATTCAGGAACTGATTGCCTTCAACCTGACCCAGGCCGGCCATCACGTGCTGCGCGCCGCCTCGGCGGAAAACGCCATGACGCTGGTGAAAAACGCCCTGCCCGACCTGATTTTGCTGGACTGGATGCTGCCGGGAGCCTCCGGGGTGGAGTTTGCCAAAAAGCTGCGCGCCGACGAGCGCACCCGTGGCGTGCCGATCATCATGCTCACCGCCCGTTCTGACGAGCAGGACAAGATTACCGGGCTGGAAACCGGCGCAGACGACTACATCACCAAGCCGTTTTCCCCGCGTGAACTGCAGGCCCGCATCAAGGCGGTGCTGCGCCGGCGCGCGCCGCAAATGACCGACGACGCTGTGGACACCAACGGCCTGCGGCTTGACCCGGTGACCCACCGGGTGCACGGCCATGGCGAGCCGATTGACCTGGGGCCGACCGAATTCCGCCTGCTGCACTTTTTCATGACCCATCCGGAGCGGGTACACTCGCGGGCCCAGCTGCTGGATCAGGTGTGGGGTGACCATGTGTTTGTGGAAGAACGCACGGTGGATGTGCATATCCGCCGTCTGCGCAGCGCGCTGGAGCCTTCCCGCCATGACAGCCTGATTCAGACCGTGCGCGGCACCGGCTACCGGTTTTCTGCCCAACCCTGA
- a CDS encoding methyl-accepting chemotaxis protein translates to MTIHRSPPLPVKGWLPLSLAGRARLTFALLMLATLPLVLAVEQDRQWSAWTLAGVGWLVALLAGLFTVRIAHQDWRSLRDALAALAERNLTQRVHLYRTDAVGAVADWLNLGTRRLADIFVDLHRTGTELRHAASEVSHAADTLSHSMDQQRDLTLASTATLEQLSASLDAMTDTMRDTARSADAGHQAATVGATEAQQVASAMADLAAETRALRHTLDGLSQRSGEITQVVALIREVATQTNLLALNASIEAARAGEQGRGFAVVADEVRNLAQRTQLATEDITQVVSAIQHDVSHAVTRIGVCESKAEHSQHQASNAATRLEQICLATADTRQLSEQMASAVSEQRDASHALTCNVAARDVLAQDNARHVHETADVSRYLEQLAIKLEKLVSTHTL, encoded by the coding sequence ATGACCATCCATCGTTCTCCCCCTTTGCCGGTCAAGGGCTGGCTACCGTTGTCGCTGGCTGGCCGTGCCCGCCTGACCTTTGCCCTGCTGATGCTGGCCACCCTGCCGCTGGTGCTGGCGGTTGAGCAGGACAGGCAATGGTCAGCGTGGACACTGGCTGGCGTGGGCTGGCTGGTGGCCTTGCTGGCCGGCTTGTTTACCGTGCGCATCGCCCATCAGGACTGGCGCTCGCTGCGCGATGCGCTGGCCGCACTGGCCGAACGCAACCTCACCCAGCGGGTCCACCTGTACCGCACCGACGCTGTGGGTGCGGTGGCCGACTGGCTGAATCTGGGCACGCGTCGGCTGGCGGATATTTTTGTTGACCTGCACCGCACCGGCACCGAGCTGCGCCATGCCGCCAGCGAAGTCAGCCACGCTGCCGATACGCTCAGTCACAGCATGGACCAGCAACGCGACCTGACCCTGGCCTCCACCGCCACCCTGGAGCAGCTCAGCGCCAGCCTGGATGCGATGACCGACACCATGCGCGACACCGCCCGCAGTGCCGATGCCGGCCATCAGGCCGCCACCGTGGGCGCGACAGAAGCCCAGCAGGTGGCCAGCGCCATGGCCGATCTGGCTGCCGAAACCCGCGCGCTGCGCCACACCCTGGACGGGCTGAGCCAACGGTCAGGCGAAATCACCCAGGTGGTGGCACTGATTCGTGAGGTGGCAACGCAAACCAATTTGCTGGCGCTGAACGCCTCGATTGAAGCCGCCCGCGCCGGCGAGCAGGGGCGCGGTTTTGCCGTGGTGGCCGATGAAGTGCGCAATCTGGCCCAGCGCACCCAGCTTGCCACCGAAGACATCACCCAGGTGGTCAGCGCCATCCAGCATGATGTCAGCCATGCGGTCACCCGCATCGGCGTGTGCGAAAGCAAGGCCGAGCACAGCCAGCACCAGGCCAGCAACGCCGCCACCCGGCTGGAGCAGATCTGTCTGGCCACCGCCGACACCCGCCAGCTCAGCGAACAGATGGCCAGCGCGGTCAGCGAACAGCGTGACGCCAGCCACGCGCTGACCTGCAATGTGGCCGCGCGCGATGTGCTGGCCCAGGACAATGCCCGCCATGTCCACGAAACCGCTGATGTGTCGCGCTATCTGGAACAACTGGCCATCAAGCTGGAAAAACTGGTCAGCACCCACACCCTGTAA
- a CDS encoding nitrate- and nitrite sensing domain-containing protein, with amino-acid sequence MEALELLPIASMTLLGAVTALRSRWHGQRWQRQRRHEGVQWCQSLQQLVMHLQRHRGLSSMCLNGDTRAATRLAREREDANRLIHTLAQLPDSHLSAADVLPKAQWQQFCHDWQQLCSTLEGLDAADSIHQHTELITLVLNWLRAIGEASLSRSSADHAWVGVLVDQLPALSEALGQARAISAGIAVRGQCSAVARVRLAYLISRIEGLAHTCRQALSADRHGHHPAMREGLSRIDAATQHMLTCLRCQMSGNPSANGSDCFAVATEAIDAVFALMAGLLAGAAPQPDLPLAA; translated from the coding sequence ATGGAAGCCCTGGAATTGTTACCGATTGCCAGCATGACCCTGCTGGGTGCCGTCACCGCATTGCGCAGCCGTTGGCACGGCCAGCGCTGGCAGCGTCAGCGCCGCCATGAAGGCGTGCAATGGTGCCAGTCGCTGCAGCAGCTGGTGATGCACCTGCAACGCCATCGCGGCTTGTCCAGCATGTGCCTGAACGGTGATACACGCGCCGCCACCCGGCTGGCGCGCGAACGTGAAGACGCCAACCGGCTGATTCACACCCTGGCCCAGCTGCCCGATAGCCATCTGAGCGCAGCCGACGTGCTGCCCAAGGCGCAATGGCAGCAGTTTTGCCACGACTGGCAGCAGCTGTGCAGCACGCTGGAGGGCCTGGACGCCGCCGACAGCATTCACCAGCACACCGAGCTGATTACCCTGGTGCTGAACTGGCTGCGTGCCATTGGCGAAGCCAGCCTGAGCCGCTCCAGCGCCGACCATGCTTGGGTAGGCGTGCTGGTGGACCAACTGCCCGCCTTGTCCGAAGCGCTGGGCCAGGCACGCGCCATCAGCGCCGGCATTGCCGTGCGCGGCCAGTGTTCGGCAGTGGCACGGGTGCGGCTGGCGTATCTGATCAGCCGGATAGAGGGGCTGGCGCACACCTGCCGCCAGGCGCTGAGCGCCGACCGCCACGGTCATCACCCAGCCATGCGCGAGGGCCTGAGCCGCATCGACGCCGCTACCCAGCATATGCTCACCTGCCTGCGCTGCCAGATGAGCGGCAACCCGTCAGCCAATGGCAGCGACTGCTTTGCCGTGGCCACCGAGGCAATTGATGCGGTATTTGCGCTGATGGCCGGTCTGCTGGCCGGCGCGGCACCCCAGCCAGATTTGCCGCTGGCCGCGTAA
- a CDS encoding cytosolic protein, with protein sequence MDTPDDYDSPWKDAVEHYFPEFITFYFHHASQQINWARGHEFLDQELRAVVQDAELGKRFVDKLAKVALQDGSERWVYVHLEVQGSAQAEFAERMFVYHYRLFDRYRQPIASLALLADTTANWRPSQFSYQALGCSIVLNFPTAKLLDYGQDQDALYSNPNPFALVTLAHLLTQATRQDMHARFAAKWKLVQLLYQRGWDKQRVIDLFSVMDWMMRLPEQLKRSLWHNIEVLEEQEKMRYVTSVEQIGIEKGLLQGRLEGEQSGIAKGEAYALRRLLQKRFGPLSEDVLARLQAASIDELELWLDRALDADSLAGVFAQ encoded by the coding sequence ATGGACACCCCCGACGACTACGACAGCCCGTGGAAAGACGCCGTTGAGCATTACTTTCCCGAGTTCATCACCTTTTACTTTCACCACGCCAGCCAGCAAATAAACTGGGCGCGTGGTCATGAATTTCTCGATCAGGAACTGCGCGCCGTGGTGCAGGATGCTGAACTGGGCAAGCGCTTTGTCGATAAACTGGCCAAGGTGGCCCTGCAAGACGGCAGCGAGCGCTGGGTGTATGTGCACCTGGAAGTGCAAGGCAGCGCCCAGGCAGAATTTGCCGAGCGGATGTTTGTCTATCACTACCGGCTGTTTGATCGTTACCGGCAGCCGATTGCCAGCCTGGCCTTGTTAGCCGACACCACCGCCAACTGGCGACCCAGCCAGTTTAGCTATCAGGCGCTGGGCTGTTCGATTGTGCTGAATTTCCCCACGGCCAAGCTGCTGGATTACGGGCAAGATCAGGACGCGCTGTACAGCAACCCCAACCCCTTTGCCCTGGTCACCCTGGCCCACCTGCTGACCCAGGCCACCCGGCAAGACATGCACGCCCGCTTTGCCGCCAAGTGGAAGCTGGTGCAGTTGTTATACCAGCGTGGCTGGGACAAACAGCGGGTGATTGATCTGTTCAGCGTGATGGACTGGATGATGCGGCTGCCAGAGCAGTTGAAACGGTCGCTGTGGCACAATATCGAAGTGCTTGAGGAGCAAGAAAAAATGCGTTACGTGACTTCTGTGGAGCAGATTGGGATTGAGAAGGGCTTGCTGCAGGGCCGTCTGGAGGGCGAGCAAAGCGGCATCGCCAAGGGCGAAGCCTACGCCCTGCGCCGCCTACTGCAAAAACGCTTCGGTCCGCTGTCGGAAGACGTGCTCGCCCGCCTGCAAGCCGCCAGCATTGATGAGTTGGAGTTATGGCTGGATCGGGCGCTGGATGCGGACAGTCTGGCCGGGGTGTTTGCCCAGTAA
- the yedA gene encoding drug/metabolite exporter YedA, translated as MSAPTPVASRWHLLAAFAALYLIWGSTYLAIRIGVASWPPLLMAAARFLLAGGALYAWLRWRGAPAPSARQWRHAALIGTLLLSMGNGGVTLAEQWVASGVAALAVATVPLFTLAFAQLGGQRGSAREWWGIALGLGGIVLLNLGANLQASPLGAALLLLASASWALGSVWGKRLDLPAGAMAPAAEMLAGGTVLALGSLLSGERLQHWPTQEGWLALLYLVVFGSLVAFSAYLYLLKTVRPAVATSYAYVNPVVAVGLGVAFAGEQIGTAEMAAMAVIIAAVVWISLPQWRAR; from the coding sequence ATGTCCGCCCCCACCCCTGTTGCCTCACGCTGGCACCTGCTGGCGGCCTTTGCTGCCTTGTACCTGATCTGGGGGTCCACCTATCTGGCCATCCGTATTGGTGTGGCCAGCTGGCCGCCGCTGCTGATGGCCGCCGCCCGGTTTTTGCTGGCAGGCGGTGCCTTGTACGCCTGGCTGCGCTGGCGTGGCGCGCCCGCCCCCAGCGCCCGCCAGTGGCGGCATGCGGCGCTGATTGGCACGCTCTTGCTGTCGATGGGCAATGGCGGCGTCACCCTGGCCGAACAATGGGTGGCGTCGGGCGTGGCCGCGCTGGCGGTGGCCACGGTGCCGCTGTTTACCCTGGCGTTTGCCCAGCTGGGCGGCCAGCGCGGTTCGGCGCGGGAATGGTGGGGCATCGCCCTGGGCCTGGGCGGCATCGTGCTGCTGAATTTGGGGGCCAATCTGCAGGCCAGCCCACTGGGAGCGGCGCTGTTGTTGCTGGCGTCGGCCAGCTGGGCATTGGGCTCGGTGTGGGGCAAACGTCTGGACCTGCCTGCCGGTGCCATGGCCCCGGCGGCAGAAATGCTGGCCGGCGGCACAGTGCTGGCGCTGGGCAGCCTGCTCAGCGGTGAGCGCCTGCAGCACTGGCCTACGCAGGAAGGCTGGTTGGCGCTGCTGTATCTGGTGGTGTTTGGCTCGCTGGTGGCGTTTTCCGCCTATCTGTACCTGCTGAAAACCGTGCGCCCGGCGGTGGCCACCAGCTACGCCTACGTCAATCCGGTGGTGGCGGTGGGGCTGGGCGTGGCGTTTGCCGGGGAACAGATTGGCACAGCAGAAATGGCGGCCATGGCGGTGATCATTGCCGCCGTGGTATGGATCAGCCTGCCGCAGTGGCGGGCGCGCTAA
- a CDS encoding Lrp/AsnC family transcriptional regulator has translation MAELDRFDRLILEALQHNARLSGAELARRVNLSAPAVAERMAKLERNGVIRGYQAVLDPAQLGYPIQCLIELTLYRADYPHAQATLAGFPELIDCHRVTGDACMVLKAAVSSMAHLQALIERLTELGGTKTAIILSSPFTGRVPPWPVEGAST, from the coding sequence ATGGCAGAACTGGACCGATTTGACCGGCTGATTCTTGAGGCGCTGCAGCACAACGCCCGCTTGTCTGGTGCGGAGCTGGCGCGGCGGGTCAATCTGTCGGCCCCTGCGGTGGCCGAGCGGATGGCCAAGCTGGAGCGCAACGGGGTGATTCGCGGCTATCAGGCAGTGCTCGACCCGGCGCAGCTGGGTTACCCGATTCAATGCCTGATTGAGCTGACTTTGTACCGGGCCGACTATCCGCATGCACAGGCCACGCTGGCGGGGTTTCCCGAGTTGATCGACTGCCACCGGGTGACCGGCGACGCCTGCATGGTGCTCAAGGCGGCGGTGAGTTCAATGGCGCATTTGCAGGCGCTGATTGAGCGCCTCACCGAGCTGGGCGGGACCAAAACGGCGATTATCTTGTCCAGCCCGTTTACTGGCCGTGTGCCACCGTGGCCGGTGGAGGGTGCATCGACGTGA
- a CDS encoding DUF4351 domain-containing protein: MNYRLYDRYRQPVASLAVLADTTANWRPNRFGFAVLGCEHELRFPAVKLLDYAADQDQLYHNPNPFALVTLAHLLTQATRQDMHARFAAKWKLVQLLYQRGWDKQRVIDLFSVMDWMMRLPEHLKRSLWHNIEVLEEQEKMRYVTSVEQIGIEKGMQQGMLQGLMQGRLEGEQSGEAKALRRLLEKRFGPLSEDVPTRLQAASIDELELWLDRALDADNLAGVFSQ; this comes from the coding sequence TTGAACTACCGCCTGTATGACCGCTACCGCCAGCCGGTGGCCAGTTTGGCGGTGTTAGCCGACACCACCGCCAATTGGCGGCCAAACCGGTTTGGATTTGCGGTTTTGGGCTGCGAACACGAACTGCGCTTTCCGGCGGTGAAGCTGCTGGACTACGCAGCCGATCAAGACCAGCTCTATCACAACCCCAACCCATTCGCCCTGGTCACCCTGGCCCATTTACTCACCCAAGCCACCCGGCAAGACATGCACGCCCGCTTCGCCGCCAAGTGGAAGCTGGTGCAGTTGTTATACCAGCGCGGCTGGGACAAACAGCGGGTGATTGATCTGTTCAGCGTGATGGACTGGATGATGCGCTTGCCAGAGCACCTGAAACGGTCGCTGTGGCACAATATCGAAGTGCTTGAGGAGCAAGAAAAAATGCGTTACGTGACTTCTGTGGAGCAGATCGGGATTGAGAAGGGGATGCAGCAAGGAATGTTGCAGGGCTTGATGCAGGGCCGTCTGGAAGGCGAGCAAAGCGGCGAGGCAAAAGCACTGCGCCGTCTGCTGGAAAAACGCTTCGGTCCGCTGTCGGAAGACGTGCCCACTCGCCTGCAAGCCGCCAGCATTGATGAGTTGGAGTTATGGCTGGATCGGGCGCTGGATGCGGACAACCTGGCCGGGGTGTTTAGCCAGTAA
- the phoR gene encoding phosphate regulon sensor histidine kinase PhoR, producing the protein MRPFLQRCAFWLLGLTLASLLVGGLLGSAYGLALAVGGLLAWLGFQLYYLNKLLRWLESPAPDRVPEGMGSWQDVFSSLYRQSRQQSLSQKKLTNALERFINAGEAMPDAVVVLDEHDRIEWLNPMAVEHFQLDRKRDVGNMVANLVRQPGFHDYLTAQNYSQPLLLRLSQPVEQVLSVQLVPFDSTRKLLISRDITQLDRVQTVHRDFVANVSHELRTPLTVIGGFLETLADMPEPTPDVTRQFLPMMMEQAKRMQSLVEDLLTLSRLENGSKTTTLEKVDMAALLNTLRVEAEGLSQGRHQIVLDACDSASLWGNASELHSAFGNLVSNAVRYTPEDGVIRLAWRMERGRGVFSVSDTGIGIAPQHIPRLTERFYRIDRGRSRGTGGTGLGLAIVKHVLARHHARLEVRSELERGSTFSVWFNADHLAPGA; encoded by the coding sequence ATGCGCCCTTTTCTGCAACGTTGTGCATTTTGGCTGCTTGGCCTCACCCTGGCTTCCCTGCTGGTGGGCGGCCTGCTGGGCAGCGCGTATGGTCTGGCGCTGGCAGTCGGGGGGCTGCTGGCCTGGCTGGGCTTTCAGCTTTACTACCTGAACAAACTGCTGCGCTGGCTGGAAAGCCCCGCGCCTGACCGGGTGCCGGAAGGCATGGGCAGCTGGCAGGACGTGTTTTCCTCGCTCTACCGGCAAAGCCGCCAGCAAAGCCTGTCGCAAAAAAAGCTGACCAATGCACTGGAGCGCTTCATCAACGCAGGTGAAGCCATGCCCGACGCCGTGGTGGTGCTCGACGAGCACGACCGCATCGAGTGGCTCAACCCGATGGCGGTGGAGCACTTTCAGCTCGACCGCAAGCGCGACGTGGGCAATATGGTGGCCAATCTGGTGCGCCAGCCGGGGTTTCACGACTACCTCACCGCGCAGAACTACAGCCAGCCACTGCTGCTGCGCCTGAGCCAGCCGGTGGAACAGGTGCTGTCGGTGCAGCTGGTGCCGTTTGACTCCACCCGCAAGCTGCTGATTTCTCGCGATATCACCCAGCTGGATCGGGTGCAGACCGTCCACCGCGATTTTGTGGCCAACGTGTCGCACGAACTGCGCACCCCGCTGACAGTGATTGGCGGCTTTCTGGAAACCCTGGCCGACATGCCCGAGCCCACCCCGGACGTCACCCGCCAGTTTCTGCCGATGATGATGGAACAGGCCAAGCGCATGCAAAGCCTGGTGGAAGACCTGCTCACCCTGTCGCGGCTGGAAAACGGCAGCAAAACCACCACCCTGGAAAAAGTGGACATGGCCGCGCTGCTCAACACCCTGCGCGTGGAAGCCGAAGGCCTGTCGCAGGGCCGCCACCAGATCGTACTGGATGCCTGCGACAGCGCCAGCCTGTGGGGCAACGCCAGCGAACTGCACAGCGCGTTTGGCAACCTGGTGTCCAACGCCGTGCGCTACACCCCGGAAGACGGCGTCATCCGCCTGGCCTGGCGCATGGAGCGTGGACGCGGCGTGTTCAGCGTCAGCGACACCGGCATCGGCATTGCCCCGCAACACATCCCCCGGCTGACCGAACGCTTTTACCGCATCGACCGTGGCCGCTCACGCGGCACCGGCGGCACCGGCCTGGGCCTGGCCATCGTCAAACATGTGCTCGCCCGCCACCACGCCCGGCTGGAAGTGCGCAGCGAGCTGGAGCGCGGCAGCACGTTTTCAGTGTGGTTCAACGCCGACCATCTGGCACCGGGCGCGTAA
- a CDS encoding ribonuclease catalytic domain-containing protein produces MNVFYEEDGAFKVGAVMSTTDASLQVEAPHGKRSKIKAAAVLLKFTSPLADFLPAAETAANDIDVDFLWECCGSDEFGFEALAADYWGHAPSAVEAAAIALRLHGAPMYFYRKGRGHYKAAPEDTLKAALAGQEKRRQQQLQIDEWAATLCAGTIPDVLRSQLMTLLHRPDKNTLEWKALDAASRDANQPPLRLIAAAGGIPSVPDYLLAGFLMEHFPKGRGFPACAPATPAPDALEDAGVQAFSIDDAATTEIDDAFSLSRLDNGNWRVGVHIAAPTLGIDVDSDLEKLVYNRLSTVYFPGDKITMLPDDVVSQFTLKEGETCPAVSMYLEVSPDFTVLSHHSRVDRVFVAANLRHDTLEPLFNEDTLANDPGVDYPYKAELRWLWEFANALEVRRGKADPTRPPQLDYNFAIEDGKVIITRRKRGSPMDKLVSELMILVNCEWGGALDRAGFPAIYRAQTQGKVKMVTTAQPHVGLGVAQYAWSSSPLRRAVDFVNQRQIVAMIREQPPVFAPGDAKLFGILRDFDAAYSAYNQFQDQMERFWCLRWFTQEGIDTLQASWIKEDLIRIDGLPMVTRLAGLPDGLQAGDKVRLAIVRIDELTLDVEFRVLGRVGDVPAAQEADAPATADGGQADATPAG; encoded by the coding sequence ATGAACGTGTTTTACGAAGAAGACGGCGCTTTCAAGGTTGGCGCGGTAATGTCCACCACCGATGCCAGCCTGCAGGTGGAAGCCCCGCACGGCAAGCGCAGCAAAATCAAGGCGGCGGCCGTGCTGCTGAAATTTACCTCGCCGCTGGCGGATTTTTTGCCTGCGGCAGAAACCGCTGCCAACGACATCGACGTGGATTTCCTGTGGGAATGCTGCGGCAGTGATGAATTTGGCTTTGAAGCGCTGGCTGCTGACTACTGGGGCCATGCACCGTCGGCAGTGGAAGCCGCCGCGATTGCCCTGCGCCTGCATGGCGCGCCGATGTACTTCTATCGCAAAGGCCGTGGCCACTACAAGGCCGCGCCGGAAGACACCCTCAAGGCCGCGCTGGCCGGTCAGGAAAAGCGTCGCCAGCAGCAGCTGCAAATCGACGAATGGGCCGCCACCCTGTGCGCCGGTACCATCCCCGACGTGCTGCGCAGCCAGCTGATGACCCTGCTGCACCGCCCGGACAAGAACACCCTGGAATGGAAAGCCCTGGACGCCGCCAGCCGCGACGCCAACCAGCCGCCGCTGCGCCTGATTGCTGCCGCTGGCGGCATTCCGTCGGTGCCAGACTATCTGCTGGCCGGCTTCCTGATGGAACATTTTCCCAAGGGACGCGGCTTCCCGGCCTGCGCCCCGGCCACCCCGGCCCCCGACGCGCTGGAAGACGCTGGCGTTCAGGCGTTTTCAATTGACGACGCCGCCACCACCGAAATCGACGACGCCTTCTCGCTGTCCCGGCTGGATAACGGCAACTGGCGCGTGGGCGTGCATATTGCCGCGCCAACGCTGGGCATTGACGTGGACAGCGACCTGGAAAAACTGGTGTACAACCGCCTGTCCACCGTGTACTTCCCCGGCGACAAGATCACCATGCTGCCCGACGACGTGGTCAGCCAGTTCACCCTGAAAGAAGGCGAAACCTGCCCGGCGGTGAGCATGTACCTTGAAGTGAGCCCCGACTTTACCGTGCTGAGTCACCACAGCCGGGTAGACCGGGTGTTTGTCGCCGCCAACCTGCGCCACGACACACTGGAGCCGCTGTTCAACGAAGACACCCTGGCCAACGACCCCGGCGTGGACTACCCGTACAAGGCCGAGCTGCGCTGGCTGTGGGAGTTTGCCAATGCACTGGAAGTGCGGCGCGGCAAGGCCGACCCCACCCGCCCGCCGCAGCTGGACTACAACTTTGCCATTGAAGACGGCAAGGTGATCATCACCCGGCGCAAACGCGGTTCGCCAATGGACAAGCTGGTGTCCGAGCTGATGATTCTGGTCAACTGCGAATGGGGCGGCGCGCTCGACCGCGCCGGCTTCCCGGCCATTTACCGTGCGCAGACCCAGGGCAAGGTGAAGATGGTCACCACCGCCCAGCCGCATGTGGGTCTGGGCGTGGCGCAATACGCCTGGTCCAGCTCGCCGCTGCGCCGCGCGGTGGACTTTGTCAATCAGCGCCAGATTGTGGCGATGATCCGTGAACAGCCGCCGGTGTTTGCACCGGGCGACGCCAAGCTGTTTGGCATCCTGCGCGACTTCGACGCCGCTTACAGTGCCTACAACCAGTTCCAGGACCAGATGGAGCGCTTCTGGTGCCTGCGCTGGTTTACCCAGGAAGGCATCGACACCCTGCAGGCCAGCTGGATCAAGGAAGATCTGATCCGCATTGACGGCCTGCCGATGGTCACCCGCCTGGCTGGCCTGCCCGACGGCCTGCAAGCTGGCGACAAGGTGCGCCTGGCGATTGTGCGCATCGACGAACTGACCCTGGATGTGGAATTCCGCGTGCTGGGACGGGTGGGCGATGTGCCGGCTGCGCAGGAGGCTGACGCGCCGGCAACCGCCGATGGCGGCCAGGCCGACGCCACGCCAGCAGGCTGA
- a CDS encoding lipid-A-disaccharide synthase N-terminal domain-containing protein — MLPDTLIDRVWLAIGLLGQLLFAGRFIWQWWASEKRGRSVVPVAFWYLSLSGGLILTAYAIYRQDVVFALGQASGLAVYGRNLQLIRRRLTTRRAKPAG, encoded by the coding sequence ATGTTACCGGATACCCTGATTGACCGTGTGTGGCTGGCGATTGGCCTGTTGGGCCAATTATTGTTTGCCGGGCGTTTTATCTGGCAGTGGTGGGCCAGCGAAAAACGCGGGCGCAGTGTGGTGCCGGTGGCGTTCTGGTATCTCTCGCTGTCTGGCGGGTTGATTCTGACTGCCTATGCGATTTACCGCCAGGACGTGGTGTTTGCCCTGGGCCAGGCGTCTGGGCTGGCGGTGTACGGGCGGAATTTGCAGTTGATTCGCCGCCGGCTGACCACACGAAGGGCGAAGCCGGCGGGATGA